ATGTCCCGCTTCGGCCGGTCCGGCCGCCAGGTAGCGAAAAACGCCGCCTGGAAATCCCATCCTCCGCTGCCGGTCAGCGTTTCCAGGCTGCCCGTGGGCAGCTTCAGGGCGCCGGCAATGGCCATGACGACCCGCCCTCCGCCACGGTTCAACGGCGTCTTCATCCGCACTACCAGGTCCCCGGGCCTGAAGCCGGCGGACTCCACGCTCCTGATCCAGAAACGGCGGTCTCGCACGACGAATACGCCATAGTCGTTTCTCGGAGCCCACTCCCGGCCCCCGTTGGACAGGTTGAACGCGCCGTGGAACCCCTCTACCACGCCGTCCAGGAAGCCCCCGCCATGCTTCAGGA
The sequence above is drawn from the Gemmatimonadota bacterium genome and encodes:
- a CDS encoding DUF3187 family protein, translated to MKHGGGFLDGVVEGFHGAFNLSNGGREWAPRNDYGVFVVRDRRFWIRSVESAGFRPGDLVVRMKTPLNRGGGRVVMAIAGALKLPTGSLETLTGSGGWDFQAAFFATWRPDRPKRDMIFHANLAHSRLGRPTHGEGFPLRSITTLVLAFEYRTTGRLAALLQTQVNIGPFPSSRLGPLNRTAIEATAGARYALSESLSLDAGLTENLSQYQNTPDVGMHVGIVWRTP